A window from Spiroplasma endosymbiont of Aspidapion aeneum encodes these proteins:
- a CDS encoding RelA/SpoT family protein, with amino-acid sequence MEEDYTEEEFRFIEIEDPQILFDEVSKYISDNSLLERVKDAYYYANKKHSGQMRKSGSPFIVHPLTCAYYLAQWKMNIDTIIAGLLHDVIEDTPVLKEEIELSFGKNIANMVDSLSKSNFLTKENSSFLKGQYLEKLIFGLVKDINVIFVKLADRMSNVLTLGSLKPEKQIRIAKETLDIYVSIANRLGMKKARENLEEICFKITDPVSYNLISEELSKSEQNREQMVKKISVEIAKSLDYSSILGTKVFGRYKSKYSIFSKMQRLNQKIINLGDVLAFRVITKTIDDCYLALSVVHKLYTPLPGRFKDYIATPKNNMYQSLHTIVISKDGFVFEVQIRTYKMNEIAESGVAAHWKYKRGEDDFSEKEKEEQRKEKTEYINNLLNISNQLNDLSDNFNNEIIDVNVKENINEIIKTDLLQPTVYVLQVDGSVFNFPIGSTVLDYSYKIDPAKANKTSGALINGIEKSFNYVLNNGDIVEILYSKDQRPDKLWLNYVRSNDAKKLITTYLEDKTNQVEEKLSDSQLIIRAAEQVNEYIINHNLKWDIDDRKIAENIRKLKFKNKDLFLLAIAKKDISIEDAINFVYLEDVDLKKISPIVKSLKISKFSLKNGRNDINIGNKIRIECQLARCCYPLPIDDIIALNDKSTDQLLIHRDICRNILSMAKTDLIENSYNASWIANNVPENFYITNIVIKVLINNKVINDVANIILNNNANIISINPRYESDIQIINILFELKGISNYNALVDKIKELPGYISSARYSSEDN; translated from the coding sequence ATGGAAGAAGATTACACAGAAGAAGAATTTAGATTTATAGAAATTGAGGACCCACAAATCCTTTTTGATGAGGTTTCAAAGTATATAAGTGACAATAGTTTACTTGAGCGAGTAAAAGATGCTTATTATTATGCTAATAAAAAACACTCAGGACAGATGAGAAAATCTGGTTCACCTTTTATTGTTCACCCTTTAACTTGTGCTTATTATCTAGCCCAATGAAAAATGAATATTGATACAATTATAGCTGGTTTGTTACACGATGTTATTGAAGATACACCAGTTTTAAAAGAAGAAATTGAATTGAGTTTTGGAAAAAATATTGCCAATATGGTTGATTCTTTATCAAAATCAAATTTTTTAACAAAAGAAAATAGTAGTTTTTTAAAAGGTCAGTATTTAGAAAAACTAATTTTTGGTCTAGTTAAAGATATAAATGTTATTTTTGTTAAATTAGCAGATAGAATGAGTAACGTTTTAACACTCGGGAGTTTAAAGCCAGAAAAACAAATTCGTATAGCTAAAGAGACGTTAGATATTTATGTTTCTATCGCAAATAGATTGGGAATGAAAAAAGCTAGAGAAAACTTAGAAGAAATCTGCTTTAAAATAACAGATCCTGTTTCTTATAATTTAATTAGTGAAGAATTGTCAAAATCTGAACAAAATCGTGAACAGATGGTAAAGAAAATATCTGTAGAAATTGCCAAGAGCTTAGATTACTCTTCAATATTGGGAACAAAAGTATTTGGAAGGTATAAAAGTAAATACTCAATTTTTTCTAAAATGCAAAGATTAAACCAAAAAATAATTAATCTTGGAGATGTTTTAGCATTTAGGGTTATAACAAAAACTATTGATGATTGTTATTTGGCTTTATCTGTTGTTCATAAATTATATACACCATTACCAGGAAGATTTAAAGATTATATTGCAACCCCCAAAAATAACATGTATCAATCTCTTCATACTATTGTTATTTCAAAAGATGGCTTTGTTTTTGAAGTTCAAATAAGAACATATAAAATGAATGAAATTGCAGAATCTGGAGTTGCAGCTCACTGAAAATACAAAAGAGGAGAAGATGACTTCTCAGAAAAAGAAAAAGAAGAGCAAAGAAAAGAAAAAACAGAATATATAAATAATCTTTTAAATATTTCAAATCAACTTAATGATCTTTCTGATAATTTTAATAATGAAATTATTGATGTTAATGTAAAAGAAAATATTAATGAAATCATTAAAACAGACCTACTTCAACCAACTGTATATGTTCTTCAAGTTGATGGTAGTGTTTTTAACTTTCCAATTGGAAGTACTGTTTTAGATTATTCTTACAAAATTGACCCAGCTAAAGCAAATAAAACATCAGGGGCATTAATTAATGGAATTGAAAAATCATTTAATTATGTTTTAAATAATGGAGATATTGTTGAAATTTTATACTCAAAAGACCAGAGACCTGATAAACTTTGATTAAATTATGTCCGTTCAAATGATGCTAAAAAATTAATTACTACATATCTAGAAGATAAAACTAATCAGGTTGAAGAAAAATTATCAGATAGTCAATTAATAATTAGAGCAGCAGAACAAGTTAATGAATACATTATTAATCATAATCTCAAATGAGATATTGATGACCGTAAAATTGCAGAAAATATTCGAAAATTAAAATTTAAAAATAAAGATTTATTTCTCCTAGCGATTGCTAAGAAAGATATATCAATAGAGGATGCTATTAATTTTGTTTATTTAGAGGATGTAGACCTAAAAAAAATATCTCCAATTGTTAAATCTTTAAAAATATCAAAATTTAGCCTAAAAAATGGAAGAAATGATATTAATATTGGAAATAAAATTAGAATAGAGTGTCAATTGGCGAGATGTTGTTATCCGTTGCCAATTGACGATATTATTGCTTTAAATGATAAAAGTACTGATCAATTGCTTATTCATCGAGACATTTGTCGAAATATATTATCGATGGCTAAAACAGATTTAATAGAAAATAGTTATAATGCTAGTTGAATTGCTAATAATGTCCCAGAAAACTTTTACATAACAAATATAGTTATTAAAGTATTAATAAATAATAAAGTTATTAATGATGTTGCTAATATAATCTTAAATAATAATGCAAATATTATTTCAATTAATCCAAGATATGAAAGTGATATTCAAATTATAAATATTTTATTTGAGTTAAAAGGAATTTCTAATTATAATGCTTTAGTTGACAAAATAAAAGAACTTCCTGGGTATATTTCATCTGCTAGATATTCATCAGAGGATAATTAA
- a CDS encoding adenine phosphoribosyltransferase: MNLTDYVINIKDFPIKGVDFKDITPLLNNNDALKCAIEKFVEIAKTIEFDAIIAPESRGFIFATTIAYLLNKRVILVRKKGKLPRKVYAFKASSEYDAPILEIHVDDIKKNDRLILIDDVFATGGTAKAIKLAVDHLGGELVGGICLIDLVFLHKNEDFFNKCHFKAIINIK; encoded by the coding sequence ATGAACCTAACAGACTACGTTATAAATATTAAGGATTTTCCTATTAAAGGTGTTGACTTTAAAGATATAACACCGCTCTTAAATAATAATGATGCATTAAAATGTGCAATTGAGAAGTTTGTTGAAATTGCAAAGACTATAGAATTTGATGCAATTATTGCCCCAGAATCTCGAGGATTTATTTTTGCAACAACGATCGCATACTTGTTGAATAAAAGGGTTATTTTGGTGAGAAAAAAAGGAAAATTACCACGGAAAGTTTATGCCTTTAAAGCTTCATCTGAATATGATGCCCCAATTTTAGAAATACATGTTGATGATATTAAGAAAAATGATCGATTAATTCTTATTGATGATGTATTTGCAACTGGTGGAACTGCAAAAGCAATTAAATTAGCTGTTGATCATTTAGGTGGAGAATTAGTTGGGGGAATTTGTCTTATTGATCTTGTCTTTTTACATAAAAATGAAGACTTCTTTAATAAATGTCATTTTAAGGCGATTATTAATATTAAATAA
- a CDS encoding protein translocase SecDF, variant type: protein MKRNESKTVKLNSQKRKFKRTFIRNQFLRIVSLLLILSSMLIGSYFLLSNYYENKSFDADTGGYYSALVSVNDVSSNSQQNPDGQPNGDSSKAAKSLETRLNPLGVNSISVEKVGSNFLKVTAPKSSYSNETLFKNAIERAGSVYFISTDGKVNTKYDDLLVKNSSKTPPTYSSLKADDSDINFTRDPMSNYIKGAKSTAISITTGRLPVIEYELNSTNLVTYLNSLSGGGTTPKPNLTQNNNECTKLYAGDDSGGGSSGSKDFTGGAAILVDADSMYNLVRNYYQAASNKLSTKDKVDQYYKYFITPLRQTMQKKRSSGTTADKLIADIIYDMFYCSYTTKDNPKHVFYDSLMDDSNADISSAGNFYQNGIYNTLKFLDSTSNYVYDSNATTKDFQTGGTYAATHLFDSSSSEGKKSDKNYGNTHDIFSSINPVICDLILGYKGTGSSLIDGNVLNSLMNYFVFDGTLNTSSTQTAQVGQSFVLNGQYLVTFVNSYSLAKLGSSLFNASSAGFRYEVSSLYEFGPKVSPNYLEVFYIFMGILVIALLTYLVLVYRLLGAVAIVAMVLISVLIFSVGVWFSIPTGIGTIITLFIIIGLNTELYAQFFENIKENVFTKKRSINSSYNISIKEFLPTIIDAILAILIPLVCMLWISSSNLKLLTISLSLSLLFSLFMFLIISILLFKILCKTRWFESYPFLFPTAKVTNSTDNFYIYYLIKTKRDRINYLLNKNKIDSVAVEKKYDNLVFSVNETISYYKEQEGKNNAQTKISILNKDIDKLEASRKKTLDRINSRTKDYNSEIKKLETHVDKLLIKLEKKETKLVKTDIKEERKFIKRLNKRILMLEKREAYYDETYEVAKLSKIRFKIEKTKIILETRNDFLNEYLKNEEDLSKNAPKIINTVLDEYLSRTEDDFYDSEVVQIEDRFKTNSKLNQIKIGKRLVSIGAVLIVLISAFMGFVIGPHYDYSFANRVDYTFWGDTVEDAYESMESLDKDSSIGDFSSQLKQDLKSDIADYEKARTQKTNLVITKDELNKKQAQVVGNFLTEILANNIYANWFLHNAIQSSSIGDIAIINDVYSTYGTNFKLPTSSSNENTESYQWVTISVQLSKSSESYFIKQILANTFKINFQATTVSDSGGAIAKKTSPSSAIEQVKQYIYAFILGMVLLLFYYLLRYKWTYFMAMLFSIFVIIGLTFSTIIAFYVPFGINTLITSIFVFAYAMLSLTTTFLYAKRNITVRDEEKLTELFKNEIENILTIKKENKKRSDKNYEFRREMNDKIKVLLKKDPSVTKDEYKKYWTEITGEEKYNVRKQIFELKQEYRQFKKLNRVEYNNAKILNKKEIIKEKQTNQYIQKIKSSVYQLSLRRMILITIFYLLISIGVLVAFNQILTIGFTILIGVLISNLVILYLTIPLLVWLEGFRIRQKIANKKHINSIYVTGEEQIIAGINN, encoded by the coding sequence ATGAAAAGAAATGAATCTAAAACAGTTAAACTTAATTCCCAAAAACGAAAATTTAAACGTACATTTATAAGAAATCAGTTTTTACGTATAGTATCACTTCTTTTAATATTATCTTCAATGCTAATTGGTTCATATTTTTTATTGTCTAATTATTATGAAAATAAATCATTTGATGCAGATACAGGGGGTTATTATTCTGCCTTAGTGTCTGTTAATGATGTAAGCTCAAATTCACAACAAAATCCAGATGGTCAACCAAATGGTGATTCTTCAAAAGCTGCAAAATCTTTAGAAACTCGTTTAAATCCTTTGGGGGTTAATAGCATTTCTGTTGAAAAAGTTGGTTCTAACTTTTTAAAAGTAACAGCGCCTAAGAGTTCATATTCAAATGAAACACTTTTTAAAAATGCGATTGAGCGTGCTGGGTCTGTATATTTCATTTCAACCGACGGTAAAGTTAATACAAAATATGATGATTTATTAGTAAAAAATTCATCTAAAACTCCACCAACTTATTCTTCATTAAAAGCAGATGATTCTGATATTAATTTTACAAGAGACCCAATGTCTAACTATATAAAAGGTGCTAAAAGCACAGCTATTTCAATTACAACTGGTAGACTCCCGGTAATAGAGTATGAACTAAATTCAACAAATTTAGTTACATATTTAAATTCTCTATCTGGAGGTGGAACAACACCCAAACCAAATTTAACCCAAAATAATAATGAATGTACAAAATTATATGCCGGAGATGACTCTGGCGGGGGAAGTAGTGGTTCTAAGGACTTCACTGGTGGAGCAGCTATTTTAGTTGATGCAGATTCTATGTATAATTTAGTAAGAAACTATTATCAAGCAGCATCAAATAAGCTATCAACCAAAGATAAAGTTGACCAATACTACAAATATTTTATTACTCCATTAAGACAAACAATGCAAAAAAAACGTTCTAGTGGAACAACTGCAGATAAATTGATAGCAGATATTATTTATGATATGTTTTATTGTTCATATACAACTAAAGATAATCCAAAGCATGTTTTTTATGATTCATTGATGGATGATTCTAATGCAGATATTTCATCTGCTGGTAATTTTTATCAAAATGGTATATATAATACATTAAAGTTCTTGGATTCTACTTCAAATTATGTGTATGATTCAAATGCAACAACAAAAGATTTTCAAACTGGTGGAACATATGCGGCTACACATTTATTTGATAGTTCATCTTCTGAAGGAAAAAAATCAGATAAAAATTATGGAAATACTCATGATATTTTCTCATCAATTAATCCTGTAATATGTGATCTAATTCTAGGCTACAAGGGAACAGGTAGTAGTTTGATTGATGGAAACGTTTTAAATTCCTTAATGAACTACTTTGTCTTTGACGGAACATTAAACACTAGTTCAACGCAAACAGCACAGGTGGGCCAATCATTTGTTTTAAATGGTCAATATCTTGTTACATTTGTAAATTCATATTCATTGGCAAAATTGGGTTCATCATTATTTAATGCCTCAAGTGCTGGATTTAGATACGAGGTTTCTTCGCTATATGAATTTGGACCAAAAGTTTCACCTAATTATTTAGAGGTATTTTATATATTCATGGGAATTCTTGTAATTGCCTTGCTTACATATTTAGTTCTTGTTTACAGGTTATTGGGAGCTGTCGCAATTGTAGCAATGGTCTTGATATCTGTCCTTATATTTAGTGTAGGTGTTTGATTCTCAATTCCAACAGGAATCGGAACAATTATTACCTTATTTATTATTATTGGACTCAATACAGAATTATATGCACAGTTCTTTGAGAATATAAAAGAAAACGTATTTACAAAAAAAAGGTCGATTAATTCTTCATATAATATTTCAATTAAGGAATTTTTACCAACAATTATTGATGCAATTTTGGCAATTTTAATTCCATTAGTTTGTATGTTGTGAATATCTTCATCTAATTTAAAACTTCTAACAATTTCTTTATCTTTATCATTGTTATTCTCACTGTTTATGTTTTTAATTATATCTATATTGTTATTTAAAATTTTGTGTAAAACTAGATGATTTGAATCATACCCATTTTTATTCCCAACAGCAAAAGTTACAAATTCAACAGATAATTTTTATATTTATTATTTGATAAAAACTAAAAGAGATCGAATTAATTATTTATTAAATAAAAACAAGATTGATAGCGTAGCAGTTGAAAAAAAATATGATAATTTAGTTTTTTCGGTAAATGAAACAATATCATACTACAAAGAACAAGAAGGCAAAAACAATGCCCAAACAAAAATTTCTATTCTTAACAAAGATATTGATAAATTAGAAGCTAGCAGAAAAAAAACTTTAGATAGAATAAATTCAAGAACTAAAGATTATAATTCAGAAATTAAAAAATTAGAAACTCATGTTGATAAATTGCTTATAAAACTAGAGAAGAAAGAAACTAAACTGGTTAAAACAGATATCAAAGAAGAAAGAAAATTCATTAAACGTCTAAATAAAAGAATTTTAATGTTAGAAAAAAGAGAAGCTTATTATGATGAAACATATGAAGTTGCTAAACTTTCAAAAATAAGATTTAAAATTGAAAAAACTAAAATTATTTTAGAAACTAGAAATGATTTTTTAAATGAATATTTAAAAAATGAGGAAGATTTATCTAAAAATGCACCAAAAATTATTAATACTGTGTTAGATGAATACTTATCAAGAACAGAAGATGATTTTTATGATAGTGAAGTTGTTCAAATTGAAGATAGATTTAAAACAAATTCTAAGTTAAACCAAATTAAAATTGGAAAAAGGTTAGTTTCAATTGGGGCGGTTTTAATCGTTCTTATTTCTGCTTTTATGGGATTTGTTATTGGCCCACATTATGATTATTCATTTGCAAATAGAGTTGATTATACATTTTGAGGGGATACAGTAGAAGATGCATATGAAAGTATGGAATCTCTCGATAAAGATAGTTCTATTGGTGATTTTTCAAGTCAATTAAAACAAGATCTAAAATCGGATATTGCAGATTATGAAAAAGCGCGTACTCAGAAAACTAATCTTGTAATTACTAAAGATGAACTAAATAAAAAACAAGCTCAAGTTGTTGGTAATTTCTTAACAGAAATATTGGCAAATAACATATATGCTAACTGATTTTTACATAATGCAATTCAATCTTCAAGTATTGGAGATATTGCAATTATAAATGATGTTTATTCAACATATGGTACTAATTTTAAATTGCCAACCTCATCTTCTAATGAAAATACTGAATCTTATCAATGAGTTACAATTTCTGTTCAGTTGTCAAAATCTTCAGAATCATATTTTATTAAACAGATTCTAGCAAACACTTTTAAAATTAATTTTCAGGCAACGACAGTTTCTGATTCAGGAGGAGCAATAGCCAAAAAAACTTCTCCATCATCTGCAATAGAACAAGTGAAACAGTATATTTATGCATTTATTTTAGGGATGGTTTTGTTATTGTTCTACTACCTATTAAGATATAAATGAACTTATTTTATGGCAATGTTATTCTCCATATTCGTTATCATCGGTCTTACATTTTCAACAATTATTGCATTCTATGTTCCTTTCGGAATTAATACTTTAATAACTTCTATATTTGTATTTGCTTATGCAATGTTAAGTTTAACAACCACTTTCTTATATGCTAAAAGAAATATAACTGTTCGTGATGAGGAAAAACTAACAGAATTATTTAAAAATGAAATTGAAAATATTTTAACAATTAAGAAAGAAAATAAAAAACGTAGTGATAAAAATTATGAATTTCGTCGAGAGATGAATGACAAAATAAAAGTACTACTAAAAAAAGATCCCTCTGTTACCAAAGATGAATATAAAAAATATTGAACAGAGATCACTGGTGAAGAAAAATATAATGTTAGAAAACAAATTTTTGAATTAAAACAAGAATATCGTCAATTTAAAAAACTAAACCGAGTAGAATATAATAATGCTAAAATCTTAAATAAGAAAGAAATTATTAAAGAAAAACAAACAAATCAATATATTCAAAAAATTAAGTCATCAGTATATCAGTTATCACTTAGACGTATGATCTTAATTACTATATTTTACCTATTAATAAGTATAGGAGTTCTTGTTGCCTTTAATCAGATTCTTACAATTGGATTTACAATCTTAATTGGTGTATTAATATCAAACCTTGTTATCTTATATTTAACAATTCCATTATTGGTATGGTTAGAAGGCTTCCGTATTCGTCAGAAAATTGCAAATAAAAAACATATTAATAGCATTTATGTTACTGGTGAAGAACAAATTATTGCTGGTATCAATAATTAA
- a CDS encoding YitT family protein, which translates to MKLNNEKDGIVDDIVSTKEVLESEKDVFTKEEIDESLKKVNSNLLNIDIENIESYLLSKREQMILIKQYFKKRFWKELLLVVWASLLTTITFDYLISSTGKTGNFSFGFGTICRFLAIVTYKNDISKQGSFYFIYYFILNIPLIIFGAFKIGLKFTLSSFIYITLSMAFDQLLQVIPFLNTKEFTFIVNYQQIISDSPLSGQIFLFLFSALSGLLLGYAYSILYKIGSSSGGSDFVIFYFSMKYKKPLGNIARTINMIILFSVVIANSLIIPLAEIPIAQRYNVLSQYTFNDANAYKLGNGQTLYESVKAYLISRDPTATINPNNWLANLRQAVNLGYGNQINGPIASKLRIFFIFGPSLFSSLLGVVVQSLSINWLYPRYKVRTHIITTREEEKIVNFLSDKGYKNDLVSWNVMRVNPTTKIERSNILLSMLMLNWKLIEKDLFMIDPEIRIVTLKTSSIKGFFNLETESEFEHAKKVAKNNVMKDSNELLRIRNLALQVAKKEEERLIKKNSKQKSEQNYNKNNKDS; encoded by the coding sequence ATGAAATTAAATAATGAAAAAGATGGAATTGTTGATGATATAGTGTCAACAAAAGAAGTTCTAGAATCTGAAAAGGATGTTTTTACAAAAGAAGAAATTGATGAATCATTAAAGAAAGTAAATTCTAATTTATTAAATATAGATATTGAAAATATTGAGAGTTATCTTTTATCTAAAAGAGAGCAAATGATTCTTATCAAACAATACTTCAAAAAACGTTTTTGAAAAGAATTGCTTTTAGTTGTGTGGGCTAGCCTATTAACAACAATAACATTTGACTATTTGATAAGTTCAACCGGTAAAACTGGTAATTTTTCTTTTGGTTTTGGAACAATATGTAGGTTTCTAGCAATTGTAACGTATAAAAATGATATATCAAAACAAGGTTCATTTTATTTTATATACTATTTTATTTTAAATATTCCTTTAATTATTTTTGGCGCTTTCAAGATCGGGCTTAAATTTACATTGTCATCTTTTATATATATTACACTATCTATGGCTTTTGATCAATTATTACAAGTTATCCCATTTCTAAATACAAAAGAATTCACATTTATTGTTAATTATCAACAAATCATATCAGATTCTCCATTATCTGGACAGATATTTTTATTTCTTTTTTCAGCGTTATCTGGGTTATTATTAGGTTATGCTTATTCAATTTTGTATAAAATAGGGTCTTCTTCTGGTGGAAGTGATTTTGTAATTTTCTACTTCTCAATGAAATATAAAAAACCATTAGGAAATATTGCTAGAACTATTAATATGATTATTTTATTTTCTGTTGTAATTGCAAATTCGCTAATAATTCCACTTGCTGAAATACCAATTGCACAGAGATATAATGTTTTATCACAATACACTTTTAACGATGCAAATGCTTATAAATTGGGTAATGGACAAACATTATATGAATCTGTTAAAGCCTATTTAATCTCTCGTGATCCCACTGCTACTATTAATCCAAATAATTGACTAGCAAATTTACGACAAGCTGTAAATTTAGGGTATGGAAATCAAATCAATGGTCCAATTGCTTCTAAATTAAGAATATTCTTTATTTTTGGACCGTCACTATTTTCATCATTATTGGGTGTTGTTGTCCAAAGTTTATCAATTAATTGATTATACCCTCGATATAAAGTAAGAACACATATTATAACCACAAGAGAAGAAGAAAAAATTGTTAATTTTTTGTCAGATAAAGGATATAAAAATGATCTTGTATCTTGAAATGTCATGAGAGTAAATCCAACTACTAAAATTGAAAGATCAAATATTTTGTTATCAATGTTAATGTTAAATTGAAAACTAATTGAAAAAGATTTATTTATGATTGATCCTGAGATAAGAATTGTGACACTTAAAACTTCATCTATAAAAGGTTTCTTTAACCTCGAAACAGAATCTGAATTTGAACATGCAAAAAAAGTTGCAAAAAATAATGTTATGAAAGATTCAAATGAACTACTTAGAATTAGAAATTTAGCTTTGCAAGTTGCAAAAAAAGAGGAAGAGAGATTAATTAAAAAAAATAGTAAACAAAAAAGTGAACAAAATTATAACAAAAATAATAAGGATTCATAG
- the fib gene encoding cytoskeletal motor fibril protein Fib yields MIGIITTAYFSVKDREGIKTLKKYWWRNVVIQIVRFKNKSFIIATTGYGKANAAMAMTYLMEKYAEMQTVINIDLALSTNDKFDTASTVLGTKFIYRDADLTVFKDIKYGQIVHEPEAFTFNDEFVQEIRNFKLGVSDGIIGTADMLIYNSKQFKEMVDKYGQSIDVIDTEAGAIAQVAKKSSIGFLSLKIMYNNALSPWDNDPLHKFKMYETSNTLKYLVARLFNLLSSKYVIDFSKCNNDELEAIFELYEWEHDGWIAKFKANTAKLLSGIGPSLLLVDGKEKTSEALDIIEVMKPKFDEEGPSKVILGEDEWKHAPKKWLRKMLFLENYDINDDELLWNKSAKYDVKVKHFSSIEDVCKNISKAIADKCQDKSSYTYEGATVVNKNLLVTIDMPITFYISNNATHEFVEDKTFGTKLVSNEVIKHLNEMLKETDSPFAKIKIFAKIPALRNKRISMWIESKNKINSNINFGTWNKGFANKYTVVDIMRTDYDPIKVGSFKVTVRLKPE; encoded by the coding sequence ATGATAGGAATCATAACAACGGCATATTTTAGTGTAAAAGACCGTGAAGGAATAAAAACACTAAAAAAATACTGATGAAGAAATGTTGTTATTCAAATAGTAAGGTTTAAAAACAAGTCTTTCATAATCGCAACTACTGGTTATGGTAAGGCTAATGCAGCAATGGCGATGACATATTTAATGGAAAAATATGCAGAAATGCAAACTGTAATTAATATTGATCTTGCTTTATCTACAAATGATAAATTTGATACAGCAAGTACAGTATTGGGAACAAAATTCATTTACCGTGATGCAGATTTAACTGTATTTAAGGATATTAAATATGGACAAATAGTTCATGAACCAGAGGCATTTACATTTAACGATGAATTTGTACAGGAAATTAGAAACTTTAAATTAGGAGTATCAGACGGTATTATAGGAACTGCTGATATGTTAATTTATAATTCTAAACAATTTAAAGAAATGGTTGACAAATATGGTCAATCAATTGATGTTATTGATACTGAGGCTGGTGCTATTGCACAAGTTGCAAAAAAATCAAGTATAGGTTTCCTCTCATTGAAAATTATGTATAATAATGCATTATCTCCATGAGATAATGATCCATTACATAAATTTAAAATGTATGAAACATCAAACACCTTAAAATATTTAGTTGCTAGATTGTTCAATTTATTATCATCAAAATATGTAATTGACTTTTCAAAATGTAATAATGATGAATTGGAAGCTATTTTTGAATTATATGAATGAGAACATGATGGATGAATTGCAAAATTCAAAGCAAATACAGCTAAATTACTATCTGGAATCGGACCATCATTATTATTGGTAGATGGGAAAGAAAAAACTTCTGAAGCTTTGGACATTATTGAAGTAATGAAACCAAAATTTGATGAAGAAGGACCATCAAAAGTTATTTTAGGGGAAGATGAATGAAAACATGCTCCTAAGAAATGATTGCGTAAAATGTTATTTCTTGAAAACTATGATATCAACGATGATGAATTATTGTGAAATAAATCAGCAAAATATGATGTTAAAGTAAAACATTTCTCATCAATTGAAGATGTGTGTAAAAACATATCTAAAGCAATTGCAGACAAATGTCAAGATAAATCAAGTTATACTTACGAAGGTGCAACAGTTGTTAATAAAAACTTATTAGTAACTATTGATATGCCAATTACTTTCTATATATCAAATAATGCTACTCATGAATTTGTTGAAGATAAAACATTTGGAACTAAATTAGTATCAAATGAGGTTATTAAACACTTGAATGAAATGTTAAAAGAAACTGATTCTCCATTTGCAAAAATAAAAATCTTTGCTAAGATACCTGCGTTGAGAAATAAAAGAATCTCAATGTGAATTGAATCAAAAAATAAAATTAATTCAAACATTAATTTTGGTACATGAAACAAAGGATTTGCAAATAAATACACAGTTGTAGATATTATGAGAACTGACTATGATCCAATTAAAGTTGGTTCATTTAAAGTAACTGTAAGATTGAAACCTGAATAG
- a CDS encoding ATP-binding cassette domain-containing protein gives MVKIKDITKVYGPKNGNFKININIEKGQVYGIVGPNGAGKTTLIRQILGFIKPNSGSITINNLDAWKNRDLVMEFTGYVAGEIALYRDFTGIKYLNLVADYKKNIDGEFVNKLIAHFEIDTKVKIKKMSKGMKQKIAIIAATMHKPSFLVLDEPTSGLDPVMQGQFNTLIAKLKNDYQSTIIICSHIFEEVVTLSNRVGFLKEGSIVDEYEVKENDINTLNAKFREIFKKESIL, from the coding sequence ATGGTCAAAATTAAGGATATAACAAAAGTTTATGGGCCAAAAAATGGTAATTTTAAGATAAATATTAATATTGAAAAAGGTCAAGTTTATGGCATTGTTGGACCAAATGGTGCTGGAAAAACAACACTAATAAGACAAATTTTGGGATTTATTAAACCCAATTCAGGGTCAATAACTATTAATAATCTAGATGCTTGGAAAAATAGGGATTTAGTTATGGAATTTACTGGCTATGTGGCGGGAGAAATAGCTCTTTATCGAGACTTCACAGGCATAAAATACTTAAACTTGGTTGCAGACTATAAAAAAAATATTGATGGAGAATTTGTAAATAAATTAATTGCACATTTTGAAATCGATACAAAAGTAAAAATTAAAAAAATGTCAAAAGGAATGAAGCAAAAAATTGCAATAATAGCTGCAACTATGCACAAACCAAGCTTTTTAGTGCTTGATGAACCTACATCTGGGCTTGATCCTGTTATGCAAGGACAATTTAACACTTTGATAGCCAAACTTAAAAATGATTATCAATCAACAATAATTATTTGTTCACATATATTTGAAGAAGTTGTGACTCTTTCAAATAGAGTTGGATTTTTAAAGGAGGGAAGTATAGTTGACGAATATGAGGTTAAAGAAAATGATATTAATACATTAAACGCAAAATTTAGGGAAATCTTTAAAAAAGAAAGCATTTTATAA